The following coding sequences are from one Amphiprion ocellaris isolate individual 3 ecotype Okinawa chromosome 19, ASM2253959v1, whole genome shotgun sequence window:
- the prr15la gene encoding proline-rich protein 15-like protein A encodes MADSSQGWWKLTFLRRKKSQPKVLYEIPAEFVSNSSSSGHHGSSSASGAPEDAMLDPQLDARLERIVDKTTASKGRHVKVSHSGRFKEKKKVRATLAENPDMFPGSDPDTNENQRAGK; translated from the coding sequence ATGGCGGACTCATCTCAAGGCTGGTGGAAGTTGACGTTCCTGAGGAGGAAAAAGTCCCAGCCGAAGGTTCTGTACGAGATCCCAGCAGAGTTTGTCTCcaactcttcctcctctggcCACCACGGTTCCAGTTCAGCCTCAGGAGCCCCAGAGGACGCCATGCTGGACCCCCAGCTGGACGCCCGGCTGGAGAGGATCGTGGACAAAACGACGGCCAGCAAGGGACGCCACGTCAAGGTGTCGCACTCCGGGAGGTttaaggagaagaagaaggtgcGAGCCACGCTGGCGGAGAACCCAGACATGTTTCCTGGAAGCGACCCGGACACAAATGAGAACCAGAGGGCTGGGAAATGA